The following proteins are co-located in the Telopea speciosissima isolate NSW1024214 ecotype Mountain lineage chromosome 9, Tspe_v1, whole genome shotgun sequence genome:
- the LOC122640109 gene encoding uncharacterized protein LOC122640109, whose translation MEKPNFNPEAPTLTTSTLQVLSPSSSGRRSSASNSSEFEFWMVRNPSFPQPQILSADELFVDGVLLPLHLLRHHSDPPDPEEHKANSETPNPEPEPEPESEPGPGPQSSAVLLPELSTGLTTSKRWRDIFKIGEKRTTATTSSAGVEDREKDKDKEKKKERKTGGGSASGAELNINLWPFSRSRSAGNGGNRPKLAVAATRKVSSAPCSRSNSAGESKSRRWPSSPGRVGFHLGRTSPVWQIRRGGSGVRSSDLTEPVVVGNVDKGGTSKSSEPVANNEDKGRKKETKETRRSKNNGGGGGGGSKARVLNLNVPMCIGYRQHLSCRSDQNGTVGGEVGGGSESQSSSGAAGNSGSGGSLLNLRTIFSKKVY comes from the coding sequence ATGGAGAAACCCAACTTCAATCCAGAAGCCCCCACCCTCACCACATCAACCTTGCAAGTCCTCTCTCCAAGCAGTAGTGGAAGGAGAAGCAGCGCTTCCAACTCATCGGAATTCGAGTTTTGGATGGTCAGGAACCCTTCATTCCCACAACCCCAAATCCTCTCAGCCGACGAATTGTTCGTCGACGGCGTACTACTCCCTCTCCACCTCCTCCGACACCATTCTGATCCACCAGACCCAGAAGAACACAAAGCCAATTCAGAAACTCCTAACCCTGAACCTGAACCTGAACCTGAGTCTGAACCCGGACCTGGACCCCAGTCCTCGGCCGTGTTATTACCCGAGTTATCGACGGGGTTAACTACATCTAAGCGATGGAGGGACATTTTCAAGATAGGGGAGAAGAGAACAACAGCCACAACGTCTTCCGCAGGCGTCGAAGACAGAGAGAAAGACAaagacaaggagaagaagaaagaaaggaagactGGTGGTGGCAGCGCTAGCGGGGCGGAGCTGAACATCAACCTATGGCCATTCTCGAGGAGCCGCTCCGCTGGGAATGGTGGCAACAGACCGAAGCTAGCCGTGGCGGCGACCCGGAAGGTAAGTAGCGCGCCCTGTTCTCGTAGTAACTCGGCGGGCGAGTCCAAGTCGAGGAGATGGCCGAGTAGTCCTGGCAGAGTTGGGTTTCATCTGGGAAGGACTAGTCCCGTTTGGCAGATCCGTCGCGGAGGCTCCGGCGTCAGGAGCTCCGACCTGACGGAGCCGGTGGTAGTTGGAAATGTCGATAAGGGAGGGACTTCGAAGAGTTCCGAGCCTGTGGCTAATAACGAAGacaagggaaggaagaaggaaacaaaagagactCGCCGGAGCAAGAATAATGGCggcggtggcggtggaggttccaaggctagggttttgaatttgaatgtTCCGATGTGCATCGGGTATCGCCAGCATTTGAGTTGTAGAAGCGACCAGAACGGCACCGTTGGTGGTGAAGTTGGAGGTGGCAGTGAAAGTCAGAGCAGCAGCGGCGCTGCCGGTAACAGTGGTAGTGGGGGTAGCCTCTTAAACCTGCGCACCATATTCTCCAAGAAAGTGTATTAA